In Calditerricola satsumensis, a genomic segment contains:
- the nusA gene encoding transcription termination factor NusA produces the protein MNADLIQALNDLEREKGISKETLIEAIEAALISGYKRNFNSAQNVRVDINRETGEVKVYARKTVVEEVTDPRLEISLDTAKQINPNYQLGDIVEIEVTPRDFGRIAAQTAKQVVTQRIREAERQIIYHTFVDREHDIITGIAQRRDSRFWYIDLGRTEGLLPLHELMPTDNVKQGDRIKAYITRVEKTTKGPQILLSRTHPGLLKRLFELEVPEIYDGVVEIKAVAREPGERSKIAVTSHDPNVDPVGACVGPKGMRVQTVVNELNGEKVDIVRWSDDPAEFIANALSPAKVIHVLIDRDSKVSRVIVPDHQLSLAIGRRGQNARLAAKLTGWKIDIKSETQAREEGLWDPDAPTDAADEEDAPDADDAWEADADAADGSADADLAENDAEAVAEEGAEAATEEGAEPSAADDAADDSVTKPADHR, from the coding sequence ATGAACGCCGACTTGATCCAGGCGCTCAACGACCTGGAGCGGGAAAAAGGCATCAGCAAGGAGACGCTGATCGAAGCCATCGAAGCGGCGCTCATTTCGGGCTACAAGCGCAACTTCAATTCTGCCCAGAACGTGCGCGTCGACATCAACCGCGAGACGGGCGAGGTGAAGGTGTACGCGCGCAAGACCGTGGTGGAAGAGGTGACCGATCCGCGCCTGGAAATCTCGCTCGACACGGCGAAGCAGATCAACCCCAACTACCAGCTCGGCGACATCGTGGAGATCGAGGTGACGCCGCGCGATTTCGGGCGCATCGCCGCGCAGACGGCCAAGCAGGTGGTCACCCAACGCATCCGCGAAGCCGAGCGGCAGATCATCTACCACACCTTTGTCGACCGCGAGCACGACATCATCACCGGCATCGCCCAGCGGCGCGACAGCCGCTTTTGGTACATCGATCTCGGACGCACGGAGGGCCTCCTGCCGCTTCATGAGCTGATGCCGACCGACAACGTGAAGCAGGGCGACCGCATCAAGGCCTACATCACGCGCGTGGAGAAAACGACCAAGGGACCGCAAATTCTCCTGTCGCGCACCCATCCCGGCCTCTTGAAGCGCCTGTTTGAACTGGAAGTGCCCGAAATCTACGACGGCGTCGTCGAGATCAAGGCCGTGGCGCGGGAGCCCGGCGAGCGTTCCAAAATCGCCGTCACCTCCCATGACCCGAACGTCGACCCCGTGGGGGCCTGCGTCGGGCCGAAGGGGATGCGCGTGCAGACGGTGGTGAACGAGCTGAACGGGGAGAAGGTGGACATCGTCCGCTGGTCCGACGATCCTGCGGAGTTCATCGCCAACGCCCTCAGCCCGGCCAAGGTGATCCACGTCCTGATCGACCGCGACAGCAAGGTGAGCCGCGTCATCGTGCCCGATCACCAGCTGTCCCTCGCCATCGGCCGACGCGGGCAAAACGCGCGCCTGGCGGCCAAGCTGACGGGGTGGAAGATCGACATCAAGAGCGAGACGCAAGCGCGCGAGGAGGGCCTGTGGGATCCCGACGCGCCAACCGACGCCGCCGATGAAGAAGATGCGCCGGATGCCGATGACGCGTGGGAGGCGGACGCCGACGCGGCCGATGGATCCGCCGACGCGGACCTGGCGGAAAATGACGCAGAGGCTGTGGCGGAAGAAGGCGCGGAGGCGGCCACCGAGGAAGGGGCGGAGCCTTCCGCGGCCGACGACGCCGCCGATGATTCCGTCACCAAACCGGCCGATCACCGATAA
- the rpsO gene encoding 30S ribosomal protein S15, giving the protein MALTQERKQEIINEFKLHEADTGSPEVQVAILTEKINNLTEHLKVHKKDHHSRRGLLKMVGKRRRLLNYLREKDYARYRKLIEKLGLRR; this is encoded by the coding sequence ATGGCGCTGACGCAAGAGCGCAAGCAGGAGATCATCAACGAGTTCAAGCTGCACGAGGCCGACACCGGCTCGCCGGAAGTGCAGGTGGCCATCCTGACGGAGAAGATCAACAACCTGACCGAACACCTCAAGGTGCACAAGAAGGACCACCACTCCCGGCGCGGCCTCCTGAAGATGGTGGGGAAGCGCCGGCGGCTCTTGAACTACCTGCGCGAGAAGGACTACGCGCGCTATCGGAAGCTGATCGAAAAACTGGGTCTGCGTCGCTGA
- the rbfA gene encoding 30S ribosome-binding factor RbfA: protein MPNYRIQRLAERIKEELSDILQRELKDPRLGFVSITDVELTRDLQVAKVYVSVLGSEEEKETSLETLQRAKGFLRTEIGRRIQMRHVPDLLFKFDTSIEHGARVHELLLELERKGELTRDGEGTDEAAKEERADDE from the coding sequence GTGCCCAACTACCGCATCCAGCGTTTGGCGGAGCGGATCAAAGAAGAGCTGAGCGACATCCTCCAACGCGAGCTGAAAGACCCGCGCCTGGGGTTTGTCTCCATTACCGACGTGGAGCTTACCCGTGACCTGCAGGTGGCCAAGGTGTACGTCAGCGTCCTCGGCAGCGAGGAGGAGAAGGAGACCTCCCTGGAAACGCTGCAGCGGGCCAAAGGGTTCCTGCGCACCGAAATCGGGCGGCGCATCCAAATGCGCCACGTGCCCGACCTGCTGTTCAAATTCGACACCTCCATCGAACACGGCGCGCGGGTTCACGAACTCCTTCTCGAACTGGAGCGAAAAGGGGAATTGACCCGCGACGGCGAAGGGACCGACGAGGCGGCGAAGGAGGAGCGCGCCGATGACGAATGA
- the rnpM gene encoding RNase P modulator RnpM, whose translation MRPKKVPMRKCVGCQEMFPKKTLIRVVRTPEGNVIVDPTGKANGRGAYLCGRSECFAQARKKKALERALSVAIPDEVYQELEEKWVGKTDA comes from the coding sequence ATGCGGCCGAAAAAGGTTCCCATGCGCAAATGTGTCGGCTGTCAGGAGATGTTTCCCAAGAAGACGCTGATCCGCGTCGTGCGCACGCCGGAGGGGAACGTCATCGTCGACCCGACGGGGAAGGCGAACGGCCGAGGCGCATACCTGTGCGGCCGGAGTGAATGCTTCGCTCAGGCGCGGAAGAAAAAAGCCCTCGAGCGGGCCTTGAGCGTGGCCATTCCGGATGAGGTTTATCAAGAATTGGAGGAAAAGTGGGTGGGCAAGACCGATGCGTGA
- a CDS encoding YlxQ family RNA-binding protein, with amino-acid sequence MRDPFHQLLGLAFRARRVVTGDELVLRAVRRGRVRLVILAADASERTKKKWRDKCAFYAVPLVVTSDRMQLGEALGKHSRVVIGVTDENFARRLRELAGNDSLGVKA; translated from the coding sequence ATGCGTGACCCCTTTCACCAGCTTCTGGGTCTTGCCTTTCGCGCCCGTCGTGTGGTGACGGGCGACGAGCTGGTGCTGCGGGCGGTGCGCCGAGGCCGGGTCCGGCTGGTCATCCTGGCTGCCGATGCGTCGGAACGGACGAAGAAGAAGTGGCGGGACAAATGCGCGTTTTATGCGGTTCCCCTGGTGGTCACGTCTGACCGGATGCAACTGGGAGAGGCGTTGGGGAAACACTCGCGCGTGGTCATCGGCGTAACCGACGAGAACTTTGCGCGCCGGCTGAGGGAGCTGGCCGGGAACGACTCACTGGGGGTGAAAGCATGA
- the infB gene encoding translation initiation factor IF-2: MSKMRVYEYAKERNVSSKDLIAILKRLDVPVANHMSVIDEDTLKKLDDYFKKASERKSGDKRRRRRRKRTGGMRPADGQQAQQAPQPAQTAQQGAPHRDKPAEGAVAGAADKAGRNEGKKAGKPGDAAKEERVRQQGAAVREPERKAAPTVSEKVKEEPAPAGEEELDDRFLDDEVERRFKPKRTKPAPKRFDDSKPAGKGKKGKETKKAEKAPEPKKPEKKTPEKIEISGDLTVGELAKKLNKEPAEIIKKLMALGIMATINQTVDKDAIHLICEEYGVQVEEKVVVDELNFETIEEVDDPADLVERPPVVTIMGHVDHGKTTLLDAIRHANVAAQEAGGITQHIGAYQVEVNGKKITFLDTPGHEAFTAMRARGAKVTDITVLVVAADDGVMPQTVEAINHAKAAGVPIIVAVNKIDKPEANPDRVKQELTEHGLVPEEWGGDTIFVPISALKKQGIDELLEMILLVAEMQELKANPNKRARGTVIEAKLDRGRGPVATVLVQHGTLRVGDPIVVGNTYGRVRAMTNERGERLKEAGPSTPVEITGLNDVPSAGDAFMVFEDERKAREIGEARAERAREAERQATAKVTLDDLFKKIQEGDIKEINVIIKADVQGSVEALKNALGKIDVEGVRVNVIHAAVGAITESDVNLAAASNAIIIGFNVRPEPSARSAAEREKVDIRLHRIIYEVIDEIEAAMKGLLEPEYREVLVGRAEVRQVFKISKVGTVAGCYVTEGKVVRDGIARLVRDGIVIYEGKIDSLKRYKDDVREVAQGYECGLTLENFQDIKEGDVIEVSRMEEAPRA; the protein is encoded by the coding sequence ATGAGCAAGATGCGCGTGTACGAATACGCCAAGGAACGGAACGTCAGCAGCAAGGATCTGATCGCCATTTTGAAGCGCCTCGATGTGCCGGTGGCCAACCACATGAGCGTGATCGATGAGGACACGCTGAAAAAGTTGGATGACTACTTCAAAAAGGCCAGCGAGCGCAAGAGCGGGGACAAACGCCGCCGCCGTCGCCGCAAGCGCACCGGCGGGATGCGACCGGCCGACGGGCAGCAAGCGCAGCAGGCCCCGCAACCGGCGCAGACGGCCCAGCAGGGCGCGCCCCATCGCGACAAGCCTGCCGAAGGAGCGGTGGCCGGAGCGGCCGACAAGGCGGGACGCAACGAGGGGAAGAAGGCCGGCAAACCGGGTGATGCGGCCAAGGAGGAGCGCGTGCGTCAGCAGGGCGCTGCCGTGCGGGAGCCCGAGCGGAAGGCAGCCCCGACCGTGAGCGAGAAGGTGAAGGAGGAGCCGGCGCCGGCAGGTGAGGAGGAGCTCGACGACCGCTTCCTCGACGACGAGGTGGAGCGCCGCTTCAAGCCCAAACGGACGAAACCCGCGCCGAAGCGGTTTGACGACAGCAAGCCGGCCGGCAAGGGCAAGAAGGGCAAGGAGACGAAGAAGGCGGAAAAGGCGCCCGAGCCGAAGAAACCGGAGAAGAAAACGCCCGAGAAGATCGAGATCAGCGGCGATCTGACCGTTGGCGAGCTGGCCAAGAAGCTGAACAAGGAGCCGGCGGAAATCATCAAGAAGCTGATGGCCCTGGGCATCATGGCGACGATCAACCAGACCGTGGACAAGGACGCCATCCACCTCATCTGCGAAGAGTACGGCGTGCAGGTGGAGGAGAAGGTCGTCGTCGACGAGCTGAACTTCGAGACGATCGAGGAAGTGGACGATCCGGCCGACCTGGTGGAACGGCCCCCTGTGGTGACGATCATGGGTCACGTCGACCACGGGAAGACGACGCTCCTCGATGCCATTCGCCACGCCAACGTCGCGGCGCAGGAAGCGGGCGGCATTACGCAGCACATCGGGGCGTACCAGGTGGAGGTGAACGGGAAGAAGATCACCTTCCTCGATACGCCTGGCCACGAGGCGTTCACGGCAATGCGCGCCCGCGGGGCCAAGGTGACGGACATCACCGTTCTCGTCGTGGCCGCCGACGACGGCGTCATGCCGCAGACGGTGGAGGCGATCAACCACGCCAAGGCGGCGGGCGTGCCGATCATCGTTGCCGTCAACAAGATCGACAAGCCGGAGGCCAATCCCGACCGCGTCAAGCAAGAGCTGACCGAACACGGCCTTGTTCCCGAGGAGTGGGGCGGCGACACGATCTTCGTGCCCATTTCGGCGCTGAAGAAGCAGGGCATTGATGAACTGCTGGAGATGATCCTCCTCGTGGCCGAGATGCAGGAGCTGAAGGCCAACCCGAACAAGCGCGCCCGCGGGACGGTCATCGAGGCCAAGCTCGACCGCGGCCGCGGCCCGGTGGCGACGGTGCTCGTCCAGCACGGCACGCTGCGCGTCGGCGACCCCATCGTCGTCGGCAACACCTACGGCCGCGTGCGGGCGATGACCAACGAGCGCGGCGAGCGGCTGAAGGAAGCCGGCCCGTCGACGCCGGTGGAGATCACCGGCCTCAACGACGTGCCGTCGGCCGGTGACGCGTTCATGGTCTTCGAGGACGAGCGCAAGGCGCGGGAGATCGGCGAAGCCCGGGCCGAGCGGGCGCGGGAGGCCGAGCGCCAGGCGACGGCCAAGGTCACCCTGGACGACCTGTTCAAGAAGATCCAGGAAGGGGACATCAAGGAGATCAACGTCATCATCAAGGCCGACGTGCAGGGGTCGGTTGAGGCGCTCAAGAACGCCCTGGGCAAAATTGACGTGGAGGGCGTGCGCGTCAACGTGATCCACGCCGCCGTCGGGGCGATCACCGAATCCGACGTCAACCTGGCCGCCGCGTCGAACGCCATCATTATCGGCTTCAATGTCCGTCCGGAGCCGTCGGCGCGCAGCGCGGCGGAGCGCGAGAAGGTGGACATCCGCCTGCACCGCATCATCTACGAGGTGATCGACGAGATCGAAGCGGCGATGAAGGGCCTCCTCGAGCCCGAGTACCGCGAAGTGCTCGTCGGCCGGGCCGAGGTGCGCCAGGTGTTCAAGATCTCCAAGGTCGGCACCGTGGCCGGCTGCTACGTCACCGAGGGCAAGGTGGTGCGCGACGGGATCGCCCGCCTGGTGCGCGACGGCATCGTCATCTACGAAGGGAAGATCGACTCCCTCAAGCGCTACAAGGACGACGTGCGCGAGGTGGCCCAGGGGTATGAATGCGGCCTGACGCTGGAGAACTTCCAGGACATCAAAGAGGGAGACGTCATCGAGGTCTCCCGCATGGAGGAAGCGCCGCGCGCGTGA
- a CDS encoding DHH family phosphoesterase, which translates to MTNELARALTDAVRFLHDHDDFLVVAHTNPDGDATASVLAMACILERLGKRYTLANEGETPRRYAFLPRADRIVNHGRHPLGRTYTAAIALDCADLERIGDVRNVLAPNAAVLNIDHHVTNTRYGSVNLVVPQDAATAQVVYRLAQAAGVALDAELATCLYAGILSDTGGFRYANTTAEALRVAGELVAAGVRPDVVAERILELLTEPQLRLLQRVLPSLERYGDGRIACLTVTLEDVAAAQATRGDLEGLVAYARNLEGVAVGVLFREDAPDAVKVSLRAREPVDVARIAQEFGGGGHVRAAGCTLRVPLDEAKRRVIARLERETEGLSLVP; encoded by the coding sequence ATGACGAATGAGTTGGCGCGCGCCTTGACGGACGCGGTGCGCTTTCTGCACGACCACGACGACTTTCTCGTCGTTGCGCACACGAACCCGGACGGCGACGCCACCGCCTCGGTGCTGGCGATGGCGTGCATCCTCGAGCGGCTGGGCAAGCGGTACACCCTGGCCAACGAGGGCGAGACGCCGCGGCGTTACGCCTTTCTCCCCCGCGCCGACCGCATCGTGAACCACGGGCGCCATCCGCTGGGGCGGACCTACACCGCCGCGATCGCCCTGGACTGTGCCGATTTGGAGCGGATCGGCGACGTGCGGAACGTCCTCGCGCCGAACGCGGCCGTGCTCAACATCGACCATCACGTGACGAACACGCGGTACGGCTCCGTCAACCTCGTCGTGCCCCAGGACGCCGCCACGGCCCAGGTGGTGTACCGCTTGGCCCAAGCCGCAGGGGTGGCCCTCGACGCGGAACTGGCCACCTGCTTGTACGCGGGCATTCTCTCCGACACGGGCGGCTTCCGCTACGCCAACACCACCGCCGAAGCGCTCCGCGTTGCTGGCGAGCTCGTCGCCGCCGGCGTGCGCCCCGACGTCGTCGCCGAGCGGATCCTTGAGCTGCTCACGGAACCGCAGCTCCGCCTTTTGCAGCGCGTTCTGCCCTCCCTGGAGCGCTATGGCGACGGGCGCATCGCCTGCCTCACCGTTACGCTGGAGGATGTGGCCGCGGCGCAGGCCACCCGGGGCGACCTGGAGGGGCTCGTTGCCTACGCCCGCAACCTGGAGGGCGTGGCCGTCGGCGTGTTGTTCCGCGAAGACGCGCCGGACGCCGTCAAGGTTTCCCTGCGCGCCCGCGAGCCGGTCGACGTGGCGCGCATCGCCCAGGAGTTTGGCGGCGGGGGGCACGTGCGCGCGGCGGGATGCACGCTGCGCGTCCCCCTCGACGAAGCCAAGCGGCGCGTCATCGCGCGGCTTGAGCGCGAAACGGAGGGGCTTTCCCTTGTCCCTTGA
- a CDS encoding bifunctional riboflavin kinase/FAD synthetase — MNVYTIAYEALPASVQPHVAAIGYFDGVHLGHQAVVRKAIARARELGVAASVITFHPHPREVLGRSGYARYITPLADKLALLAELGVQEAYVIRFDRDFAAVEPEAFVERYLVPLKVRGVAVGFDFTFGHRGRGTADALVRLAAGRFPVDVVAPVTAEGEKVSSTAIRARLLEGRVDEAARLLGRPYAITGTVVAGNRIGRTLGFPTANVAPSEPYVIPAHGVYAAEVAWRDAVYDAVVNIGVRPTVAKGGEPTVEAHLLDFSGDLYGETIAVRFLRYLRPEQRFPDLDALRAQIARDIEAARRWRKTKA, encoded by the coding sequence GTGAACGTGTATACGATCGCGTACGAAGCGCTGCCCGCTTCGGTCCAGCCCCACGTCGCCGCCATCGGGTACTTTGACGGCGTCCATCTCGGTCACCAGGCGGTGGTCCGCAAGGCCATCGCGCGGGCCCGCGAGCTGGGCGTGGCGGCGTCGGTGATCACCTTTCATCCGCATCCGCGCGAGGTGCTGGGGCGGTCTGGGTATGCCCGGTACATCACGCCCCTGGCCGACAAGCTGGCCCTCTTGGCCGAGTTGGGCGTCCAGGAAGCGTACGTGATCCGCTTCGACCGCGACTTTGCCGCCGTCGAGCCGGAGGCCTTTGTCGAGCGGTACCTCGTGCCCCTCAAGGTGCGCGGCGTTGCCGTGGGCTTCGATTTCACCTTCGGCCACCGCGGTCGGGGCACGGCGGACGCTCTGGTTCGCCTCGCCGCCGGGCGCTTCCCCGTTGACGTCGTCGCGCCGGTGACCGCGGAAGGCGAGAAGGTGTCCAGCACGGCCATCCGCGCGCGGCTCCTTGAGGGCCGCGTCGACGAGGCGGCGCGGCTCCTCGGGCGCCCGTACGCCATCACCGGCACGGTGGTGGCCGGCAACCGCATCGGCCGCACGCTCGGCTTTCCCACGGCCAACGTGGCGCCGAGCGAACCCTACGTCATCCCGGCGCACGGCGTCTACGCGGCGGAGGTGGCCTGGCGCGATGCCGTGTACGACGCCGTCGTCAACATCGGCGTGCGGCCGACGGTGGCCAAAGGCGGCGAGCCCACCGTTGAGGCCCATCTGCTCGACTTTTCCGGCGACCTCTACGGCGAGACGATCGCCGTCCGCTTTTTGCGCTACCTTCGCCCCGAACAGCGTTTCCCCGATCTCGACGCCCTGCGCGCGCAGATTGCCCGCGACATCGAAGCGGCGCGTCGGTGGCGAAAAACAAAGGCCTGA
- the pnp gene encoding polyribonucleotide nucleotidyltransferase, protein MSHVFTMELAGRPLSLEFGKVANQANAGVLVRYGDTVVLATAVASKEPKDLDFFPLTVNYEERLYAVGKIPGGFIKREGRPSDKAILASRLIDRPIRPLFPDGFRNEVQVIVTPLSVDQDCSPEIAGMIGASAALTVSDIPFDGPIAGVIVGRVDGQFVINPTVEQAEKSDLHLVVAGTKHAVNMVEAGADQIPEDVMLEAILYGHEQVKAICLFLEEIRAQIGKPKMEPELYEIDPELEAAVRAYATDKLLEAIRKPEKQERQAAIDAVNEETLQHFEAQLADRDDEEQKKALTMVKDALHKILKEEVRRLIIEENTRVDGRALDEIRPISCEVGLLPRTHGSALFTRGQTQVLTVCTLGAKGDMQMLDGIDLEESKRFMHHYNFPPYSVGEVRPIRGPGRREIGHGALGERALEPVIPSEEEFPYTIRLVSEVLESNGSTSQASICASTMALMHAGVPIKAPVAGIAMGLVKEGDQVRVLTDIQGIEDALGDMDFKVAGTTKGITALQMDMKIAGIDRETLRIALEQARKARLYILNKMLETIPEPNKTVSPYAPKILVMQINPDKIREVIGPSGRVINRIIDETGVKIDIEQDGRIYITHVDPAQNEKAKKIIEDLVRDVVVGESYVGTVKRIEKFGAFVEILPGKEGLVHISQLAEGRVGRVEDVVKVGDTIVVKVTEIDSLGRINLSRKAVLQEQAAQGAKS, encoded by the coding sequence ATGAGCCACGTGTTCACGATGGAACTGGCTGGCCGCCCGCTTTCCCTCGAATTCGGCAAGGTGGCCAACCAGGCGAACGCGGGCGTTCTCGTCCGCTACGGCGACACCGTCGTGCTGGCCACGGCGGTGGCCTCGAAGGAACCGAAAGACCTCGACTTTTTCCCGCTCACCGTCAACTATGAGGAGCGGCTCTATGCCGTGGGGAAGATACCCGGCGGCTTCATCAAGCGCGAAGGCCGGCCCAGCGACAAGGCCATCCTGGCCAGCCGCCTCATCGACCGGCCCATCCGCCCGCTCTTCCCCGACGGCTTTCGCAACGAAGTGCAGGTGATTGTCACGCCGCTGTCCGTCGACCAGGACTGCTCGCCCGAGATTGCCGGCATGATCGGGGCGTCGGCGGCGCTGACGGTGTCGGACATTCCCTTTGACGGCCCCATCGCCGGGGTGATCGTCGGCCGCGTCGACGGCCAGTTTGTCATCAACCCGACGGTGGAGCAGGCCGAAAAGAGCGACCTGCACCTCGTCGTCGCCGGCACAAAGCACGCCGTCAACATGGTGGAGGCCGGCGCGGACCAGATTCCGGAAGACGTGATGCTCGAGGCCATCCTCTACGGCCACGAGCAGGTGAAGGCGATCTGCCTGTTCCTCGAAGAGATTCGCGCGCAGATCGGCAAGCCGAAGATGGAGCCCGAGCTCTACGAAATCGACCCCGAGCTGGAAGCGGCCGTGCGCGCCTACGCGACGGACAAGCTGCTCGAGGCGATCCGCAAGCCGGAAAAGCAGGAGCGCCAGGCGGCCATCGACGCCGTCAATGAGGAGACGCTCCAGCACTTTGAGGCCCAGCTGGCCGATCGTGACGACGAGGAGCAGAAAAAGGCCCTCACGATGGTCAAGGACGCGCTGCACAAGATCCTCAAGGAGGAAGTGCGCCGCCTGATCATCGAGGAAAACACCCGCGTCGACGGGCGGGCCCTCGACGAGATCCGGCCCATCTCCTGCGAAGTCGGCTTGCTTCCGCGGACGCACGGGTCGGCCCTGTTCACGCGCGGCCAGACGCAGGTGCTCACCGTCTGCACCCTGGGGGCCAAGGGCGACATGCAGATGCTCGACGGGATCGACCTGGAAGAGTCGAAGCGGTTCATGCACCACTATAACTTCCCGCCCTATAGCGTGGGGGAAGTGCGGCCCATCCGCGGGCCGGGACGCCGTGAGATCGGCCACGGGGCCCTCGGCGAGCGCGCGCTGGAGCCGGTGATCCCGTCGGAAGAGGAGTTCCCCTATACGATCCGCCTCGTTTCCGAGGTGCTCGAGTCGAACGGCTCCACGTCGCAGGCCAGCATCTGCGCGAGCACGATGGCCCTCATGCACGCCGGCGTGCCGATCAAGGCGCCGGTGGCGGGGATCGCCATGGGCCTGGTCAAGGAAGGCGATCAGGTGCGGGTGCTGACCGACATCCAGGGCATCGAGGACGCCCTCGGCGACATGGACTTCAAGGTGGCCGGCACGACCAAGGGGATCACCGCCCTGCAGATGGACATGAAGATCGCCGGCATCGACCGCGAGACGCTTCGCATTGCCCTGGAGCAGGCGCGCAAGGCGCGGCTGTACATTCTCAACAAGATGCTCGAGACGATCCCCGAGCCGAACAAGACCGTCTCGCCGTATGCGCCCAAGATCCTCGTCATGCAGATCAACCCCGACAAGATCCGCGAGGTCATCGGCCCGAGCGGCCGCGTGATCAACCGCATCATCGACGAGACGGGCGTGAAGATCGACATCGAGCAGGACGGTCGCATCTACATCACCCACGTCGACCCGGCCCAGAACGAAAAGGCGAAGAAGATCATCGAGGACCTCGTGCGCGACGTCGTCGTCGGCGAGTCGTATGTCGGGACGGTCAAGCGCATTGAGAAGTTCGGCGCCTTCGTCGAGATCCTGCCCGGCAAGGAAGGGCTCGTGCACATCTCCCAGCTGGCCGAAGGGCGTGTCGGCCGGGTGGAAGACGTGGTCAAGGTGGGCGACACCATCGTCGTCAAGGTGACGGAAATCGACTCCCTCGGGCGCATCAACCTGTCGCGCAAAGCGGTGCTGCAGGAGCAGGCCGCCCAGGGAGCCAAGTCGTGA
- a CDS encoding DUF503 domain-containing protein has protein sequence MIVACLACECFLPGCRSLKEKRGVVKRVLNRVKNRFNVSAAEVDFWDHWQRTTLAFAAVAGERRFLEAELERVRRFVEAHEGLEILRVDLMFL, from the coding sequence GTGATCGTCGCCTGCCTGGCCTGCGAGTGTTTCCTCCCGGGCTGCCGGTCGCTGAAAGAGAAGCGCGGCGTCGTCAAGCGCGTCTTGAACCGGGTGAAAAACCGCTTCAACGTGTCCGCTGCCGAGGTGGACTTTTGGGACCACTGGCAGCGGACCACCCTGGCCTTCGCCGCGGTGGCCGGCGAGCGCCGCTTCCTCGAGGCGGAGCTGGAGCGCGTACGCCGGTTTGTCGAAGCCCACGAGGGGCTGGAAATCCTGCGCGTCGACCTCATGTTCCTCTAA
- the truB gene encoding tRNA pseudouridine(55) synthase TruB gives MSLDGILPLYKPAGLTSHDCVLRVRRALGIRRVGHGGTLDPEVDGVLPLLIGRATRLAEYLLDRPKAYEGEVVFGVATDTQDQSGTVVAEEAVSLTPDAVAAAMAQFQGEIEQVPPMHSAVKVGGVPLYKLARAGKTVERQARRVTIYELRLLGGDWTPPHPRARFFVRCSKGTYVRTLCVDIGKALGVPAHMARLTRVQSGPYALADCVTLDQVEDAAAGGTVAALLRPMEEAVAHLPRVDVREAEAKAVRHGRGIDARARNLSPGLVRVHDARGRLLAIHRVEAGKRFTVPHKVLAAGGEEA, from the coding sequence TTGTCCCTTGACGGCATCCTTCCGCTGTACAAGCCGGCCGGCCTCACCTCCCATGACTGCGTTTTGCGCGTGCGGCGGGCGCTGGGCATCCGCCGCGTCGGCCACGGCGGCACCCTCGACCCGGAGGTGGACGGCGTCTTGCCCCTTCTCATCGGTCGAGCCACGCGCCTGGCCGAATACCTGCTGGATCGGCCCAAGGCGTACGAGGGAGAGGTTGTGTTCGGCGTGGCGACGGACACGCAGGACCAGAGCGGCACGGTGGTGGCCGAGGAGGCCGTCTCCCTCACGCCGGACGCGGTGGCCGCGGCCATGGCCCAATTTCAGGGCGAGATTGAGCAGGTACCGCCGATGCACTCGGCGGTGAAGGTGGGCGGCGTACCCCTCTACAAGCTGGCCCGCGCAGGGAAAACGGTAGAGCGGCAGGCGCGTCGGGTGACGATCTACGAGCTGCGCCTCCTCGGCGGCGACTGGACCCCGCCCCACCCGCGGGCGCGCTTCTTCGTGCGCTGCTCCAAGGGCACCTACGTGCGCACCCTGTGCGTCGACATCGGCAAGGCCCTGGGCGTGCCGGCCCATATGGCCCGGCTGACGCGAGTGCAAAGCGGTCCGTACGCGCTGGCGGACTGCGTGACGCTCGACCAGGTGGAGGATGCGGCTGCCGGCGGAACGGTGGCCGCCCTCTTGCGCCCGATGGAGGAGGCGGTGGCCCATCTCCCCCGGGTCGACGTGCGCGAGGCGGAAGCCAAGGCCGTACGCCACGGGCGGGGGATCGACGCCCGCGCCCGAAACCTTTCGCCGGGGCTCGTGCGGGTCCACGACGCGCGCGGGCGCCTCTTGGCTATCCACCGCGTGGAAGCGGGCAAGCGGTTTACGGTGCCGCACAAAGTGCTTGCCGCTGGAGGGGAAGAGGCGTGA